CCTGCCCCTGGCGCTCGGTTCGATGCTCGTGGCCGCGGCGATGGCCCTCGTGGCCGCTGCTTCCACGTATGGCCACCTGATCCCGGCGATGCTGCTGCTGGGGCTGGGCGGCGGCGCGCTGAACGCGGCCTCGAACACGCTCACCGCCGATCTCCATGCCGAGGAGCGGCGCAAGAACGCCGCCCTGAACCTGCTGGGAGTGTTCTTCGGTTTTGGAGCGCTGCTGGTTCCGCTTCTCGTCGGCGCGCTGGTGAACACGGCGGGCGTCAGGCCTCTGCTCGCCGGAGCATCGGCGGTCTGCCTGGCGCTCGCTGCGGCCTGCGCGCTGCTCCGCTATCCGCAGCCGAAAGCGGCCGGGCAGGCGCCGGCGGCGGGCTTCGCAAAAATTCTCACAAACCCGCTGGTTCTTGTTCTGGGCCTGCTTCTGATGCTGCAGTCCGGCAATGAATTTCTGCTCGGCGGCTTCATCTCCACGTTCCTTGTCTCGGCGGCAGGAATGTCCGTGGCGGCGGCCTCGTTCAGCCTGACGAGCTTTTGGGCCGCGATCCTGATCGCCAGACTTCTCTGGGGGCGGCTGCTGCTGGCTGTCGACGGCAGGACTTTGATCTGCGCGTGCGCCGGCGCGTCGGCAGCGGCCGGAATCCTGCTGGCGGCGGCGCCGTCGCAGGGCGTGGCTGTGGCAGCGGTGCCGCTGCTCGGGTTCGCGGCATCGGGCATCTTTCCAACAACACTGGGGCTGGCTGGCGCGCGGTTCGCGGACCAGTCCGGCTCGGTGATCGGCCTGCTTCTGGCCATGGCTCTTGTCGGCGGGATGACCGTGCCCTGGCTGGCGGGGCAGGCGGGCGAGGCGTGGGGCGTCCGCGCCACGATGGCGTTTGCGCCCGCCGGCTTCGCCGCCATCCTGATCCTGGCGGCGGTGGCGGGCCGCTTCCTCCGGCGGACGTGAAGGGCGGCGCGTCCTCGCGCAGTGCTGCCAGCCGTGTTCAGGACGAGCGGGGCGCTGGCGCCATCACCATCCACTGCACGCCGAACCGGTCCGTCACCATCCCGAAGCAGGCCGCATAAAATGTCGGGCCGATCGGCATGTCCACCCGGCCGCCATCGCTGAGCCGCTCGAACGCGCGCCTTGCCTCGTCTTCGGAAGCGAAGTTCACGTTCAGCGCAAAGCCGCGGAACTGCGGCGGCTCGTCCGTCTTGCCGTCCGAGACCATCACGCGCGCATCCCCGATGAGAAAGCTGGCGTGCATGATCCTGTCCAGCCATCCCTCCGGCAGGAGCTCCTCTGGAGGCGGCGCCGGGCTCTCCCGGAACCTCGCCACCGTCTCGATCTTCGCTTCAAAAGCGTGCTCGTAAAACCGCAGGGCTTCCTCGCAGCGGCCGTTGAAAAACAGGTACGGCTCGATGGCCATCATCTCCTCCCTGAGCTCCGCAGGAACCCGGTGATGCAGACCTGACAACAGGCGCAGCGCGCGCCATCGCAGGTTACATCTTCGCCGCCCTGCGCCGCGCCACCACGTAGTACAGCGCTGGCAGCCCGACAAACGTCAGCACCAGAGTGGATGCCAGTCCGCCCACCACGACCGTGGCCAGCGGCCGCTGCACATCGCTGCCGATGCCCGTCGCGCGCGCCGCGGGAATCATGCCGAGCATCGCCACCACCACCATCATCAGCACGGGCCGCATCTGCGCCACGCAGCCGTCGATCAGGGTGGCGAGCAGATCCACGCCCGGCTGCCTGCGCCTCCGGTTCACTTCCGAAAGAATCAGCACGCCGCTCATCACGGCCACGCCGAACAGGCTCACAAAGCCCACTGCAGCCGAGACGCTCAGGTTGATTCCGCGCAGCCACAGCAGCCCGATGCCGCCCACGAACGAAAACGGCACCGTCAGCATCACCACCAGCGAGTCGCGCGTGCTGCGGAAGGCGAAGAACAGCAGCACGAAGATCAGGAACACGGTCACCGGCAGAGCGATGCTGAGCCTCGCCTTGGCGCGGGTCATGTTCTCGAACTGTCCGCCCCACTCGACGCGGTAGCCCTCCGGCAGCGGCACTTCGCGCTCGACGCGCCGGCGGAGCTCGGCCGCGAAGCCGCCCTGGTCGCGGCCGCGGATGTTGGTGCGCACGCTCACCATGCGGCGGTTCTCGCTGCGGGCGATGATCGACTCGCCGTCCGTGATTCTGACATCGGCCAGCTGTCCCAGCGGGACGCGCGCGCCGCTGCGCGTGGGCACGAGAATGTTCGCGATGGCGCCTGCGTCGGCCCGGGCTTCCGGCAGGTACCGCACCGTGATGTCGAACCGGCGGTCGCCGTCAAACAGCGTGCTCACCGTGCGTCCGCCGATGGCCAGTTCGATCAGCTCCTGCAGATCGCGCACGCGCACTCCGTAGCGAGCCATCTCGGGGCGGTTCACGCGCAGCGTCAACTGCGGCTGGCGGTTCTCCTGTTCGATCGAACTGTCCGCCGCGCCCGGAACCTGCCGCACGATGGCCAGCGTCTGCGAGGCCAGCCGCCGCAGCGTGTCCAGATCAGGACCCGTAAACAGGATCGCCAGATCCGCGCTCGATCCCGTCACCGCCTCCGTCACCGTGTCGATGATGGGCTGCGTGATGTTGTAGGTCGAGCCTGGCACCTGCTCTTCCATCAGCCGCGCCAGTTCTTCCACCAGAACGGCCTTGGTGCGTCCCGCGGGCCATTGATCGTAGGGTTTCAGCGTCACCAGGAACTCGATGCGGTTCGGCCCGAACGGGTCCGTGCCCGCGTCGTTGCGGCCCGCCTGCGAGGCGACATCGCGCACGCCAGGCATCTTTCCGATCTCTGCCCGGACCAGCGAAGCCACGCTGGCCGACTTCTCCAGCGAAGTTCCCGGCGGCAGGTTCAGCCGCACCCACACGGTGCCTTCGTCGAGCACCGGCAGGAACTCCGTGCCGAGCCGCGTGGCCGCGAACACCGCCGCACCCACCACCAGCGCGGTTCCGGCCACCACCAGCTTCGCGCGGGGCAGGAACAGTTCCAGCGTTTTCCGGTACAGGGCTGCCAGCCGGACGATCAGCGGGTTGTCCCACGCTTTACCGCCGTTGCGGAACAGCAGCGTCGCCAGCGCAGGCGTCAGCGTCATCGTGATCAGCAGCGCCCCCAGCAGCGCCGCGCACACCGTGAAGGCCATGGGCGTGAACAGCCGCCGCTCCACGCGCTCCAGCGTGAACAGCGGCAGATAGGCCGAGATGATGATCAGCATCGAGAAGAAGATGGGCGACTCCATCTCGAACGCCGCGTCGCGGATCACCGTGAACGTCTGCTGGGCTGCAGCCTTGCGTTCCTCCAGCCGGTGCAGAAGGTGCTCGACCATCACCAGCGTTCCGTCGACGATGATGCCGAAGTCGATCGCCCCGAGCGAAAGCAGATTCGCCGGCACGCCCGACAGGTGCATCACGATGAAGGCGAACAGCAGGGATAGAGGAATCGTCAGCGCCGTCAGCACCGCGGCGCGCACGCTGCCGAGGAAGAACAGCAGCACCAGCGTGACAACGATCAGCCCTTCGCCCAGCGTCCGCGAGACCGTGCGCAGGGTGTTGTCGACGAGTTCCGTGCGGTCGTAGATGGTGCGGATGCGCACGCCCGCGGGCAGCCGCGTCCGCTCCAGCTCGTCGACAGCCTCGTGCACCAGCCGCAGCACTTCGCTCGGGTTCTCGCCGCGCCGCATCAGCACGATGCCCTCGACTCCGCCGCTGCGCTCGTTCAGCCCGAAGATGCCAGTCTGCGGCGCCGCGCCGACGGTGACGCGCCCCAGGTCCTTGACGTAGATCGGTACGCCGCGGGCTTCGCTGACGACGCTGTTTTCGATGTCCTCGACGCCCCGCAACAGGCCGACTCCGCGCACGGCGAGAGACTGCTGCCTGTTGTCGAGCAGCGCGCCGCCCGCATTGCGGTTGCTGGCGGCCACGGCTTCGGCGATGTCTTCGAGCGTGAGCCGGTATTTTTCAAGCAGCAGCGGATCCACCTGAATCTGGTACTGCTTCACGAGCCCGCCGAACGGCACGACATCCGCCACTCCCGCCACCTGCAGCAGGCGCGGCGTGATCACCCAGTCCTGCAGCTCGCGGAGCTGCAGATCGTCGAGATGCGGCGCCTCGATGACATAGCGGAACATCTCGCCGATCGGCGTCGCCATGGGGCCGAGCACAGGCTGCAGCCCTTCTGGCAGCTCCACCTCGCGCAACCGCTCGAGCACGAGCTGCCGCGCCCTGTAATTGTCCATCGAGTGCTCGAAAGTCAGCTGCACCAGTGAAAGTCCGAAAATCGTCCGCGAACGGCGGTTCAGCACCCCCGGCGTATTGTTCAGCGCCCGCTCGATGGGGATGGTCACCTGCTGCTCGACTTCTTCCGCCGCCAGCCCCGGCGCCAGCGTGATGACATCGACTCCCGGGTCGGAGATGTCCGGGTAAGCCTCGATCTTCAACTGCTGGAACGACCAGATGCCTGCGCCGACCAGCAGGATCGCCCCGACGAACGTGAAGAAGCGCTGTTCCAGCGCGAACCGCAGCAGCCCCCTCATGCCGCCGCCCCGCCTCCAGACCAGTGCAGCACCTCGCCCCCGGCGAGGAAGACCAGGCCTTCCGTGATCATCGGCTGAATCCGCGGCAGCACGGCGCGCAGCTTCTCCTCGCGGTCGATGCTGAGCACCATCACCGGCCGGTCGGCTGTCGAGCCCGAGAGGGCATCCTGCGTCAGCTTGTGCGCCGCCCCGTAGCCGAGCACGCCGCGCACCACGGTCGCCCCCGCAATGCCCTCCTCCAGCAGCACGCGCACCACGGCTTCATACAGCGGGATGCGCGGGTCGCCCCACGTGTCGCTCTCGTCGAAGAAGATCAGCAGCATCCGTGCGCTTTCCATCGCTCAGTACCCCCGCAGCAGCATCGCTCCATCGGACACCACCCGTTGCCCTGGCGTCAGTCCTTCGATCACAGGGACGCGGCCGCCTGACCGTTTGCCGGTGCGCACCTGCACGGCGCGGAACCGGCCGGGCGCTTCCTCCACGAACACCGCTTCGCGCCCTTCCATCTGCACCACGGCGCCCGCCGGCACGACGGGCATCTCCCGCTCCGCCTCGACGTGCCGCACGGTCCCAAACATTTCCGGGCGGAAACGTCCTGAGCGGTTGTCCATCTCCGCCCACACTTTCAACGTGCGGTTGGCCGGATCCACGCTGTCGGCGATGCGCATGACGCGGCTTTGGAACACTTCTCCCGGAAATGCGTTCAGCCGCACTTCGAACCGCTCGTCGAGCTGCACCAGCCGGATGGAGGTTTCCGGCACGTCGGCCGCCGCCCATACGGTGCTCAGATCGGCGATGGTCATCACGGGCTGGCTGGTATCGTTGCGGTACTCGCCCGCCACAACGTTGAACTCGGTCACCTTGCCCGACAGCGGCGCGCGTACGGTGATGCGCGGGCGGGGCTGCCCGGGCTTCAGTCCCAGCAGCTCCAGCCGCGCCAGCGCCTGTCCGCGCGACGTCTCGGATTGCGCCACGGCGGCCTTCGCCTGGCTCAGTGCCGTTTCCGCGGCCAGGACCTCCTTCTTCGCGATGGCGTCGCCGCGGAAGAGGTCCAGCACGCGGTCGTAGTCCGCCTGGGCTTTGGCCAACTCGGCGCGCGCGGCCGTCAGCGCGAGCTCCGCCCGCGAATACTCTGCCGCGGCCAGATCGGCCTCGGGGCTTTCCAGAGACAGCAGGGGGTCCCCGCGCTGCACGGCGTCGCCGAAGTAGACGAAGACCTCGGCCACGCGGCCCGGCGCGGGAAGCACGACGCGGGAGATACGGTTCGGGTTGAACTCGAGTTTCGCGGGCGCCGTGAATTCGTCCGTGGGGACGCGTTCGACGCGCACCTCCTCGGCGCGGATCTGCCGCAACTTCGGCGAATCGGGCGGAATCACGACGACGCCATCGATCCGCGGCTCGGGATCCGCCATCACGGGCGCAGGCGTTTCGCGGCATCCGGCCAGCACTAGCAGAAGCAGAGTGAAGATCCACGCTCTCATCGCCCGTCCCTCGCCGTGATTGCATCGAGAAGATACAGCGTGCGCGCGTACTCGACGCGCGCTTCATTGTAGCCTTGCCGGGTTTCGCTCAACGTCCGTTGCGCCTCCAGCAGATCCAGGAACGACGCCTCGCCGCGGCGGTAGGAAAATTCCACCGTTTCGCGCACCCGAGCCGCCTGCTCCAGCATCTCGCGCTCGATCGATTCCAGCAGCCGCTGCGCCGTCTGATACTGCTCCCAGGCGGAAGCGACCTCGGCGCGGATCTGCTGTTCCAGAGCGCGCACGCGAGTCTCGGCCTGCTCCTTCTCGCGCCGCGCCCGTTCCACTTCGCCCTGGTTCCGGTTGACCAGCGGAAGCGGTATCTCGAAGCGGAATCCCGCCGTCTGCCCGGGGAACGGACCGACGTACTGCTTGTGATGCGAGATGCCCAGATCCACATTGGGCCGCGCCAGCGCCCTCTGCAGCCGGATCTCGGCCTCCGCCCGCGCCACTTCGCGGCGCAGCGCCGCCAGGTCCGGGCGCGCCGCCAGCGCGGCCGCCGTCAATTCCTCGAGCGTCGCCAGCGGCCTGTCGCGGCGGATTTCGCCCGTGACGTCGAACCCGGGCGCGGGCGCTGGCCGCCCCATCAGACGCTGCAGCCGCACCGCCTCCTGACGCACGCGCAGCTCGGCCTGCCGCAACTGGTTGCGAAACTGGAGCGCCGCCACCTCGCTGCGCAGCAGCTCCACGCGCGCGATGTCGCCGGCTTCGAACCGCGTCCGGTTCACCTTCACGACGTTCTCGAACGTTTCCAGCACTTCGCGCAGCGTGACTGCGTTCTCTTTCGCCAGCACGGTGTCGAGAAACGCGTTCTGCACCTCGAGAACAAGCGTCCGGCGCGCATCGAGAAACGTCTCGCGCGCGCTGGCCAGCGCCTCCCGCGCCGCCTGCATGCGCAGCCGCCGCTTGCCCGCCGTCTCGATCTCCCAGTAGACGACCGTGTTCGTCTCCGCCGGTCCTGTGGGGCCTTCTTCAGGGACATAGTTGGCCCCGAGCAGGTCAAGAAAATTCGTCTCGACATTCAATCGCGGGTTCGGCCGCAGACGTGCCTGCAGCAGCCGCGCTTCAGCGATAGGAATCTCGTACCGCTGCGCCAGCAGCTCGACGTTGCGCTCCAGCGCCTCCTCCACCGCCTGCTGGATCGTCACTGGCGCCTGCGCTCGAGCTGCAAGACAGCAGGCGCCCCACAGGAGCAGGATTCTCGCCAGCACCCCTTCATCGTAACTTCCCCCCTTCCGCGCTGCGTCCTGCGAAGCCGCGCCAGGAACCTCCGGCACGGATCGCCACGCTTTCCCGCCGGCCAGCCAGCGCCACTGCTTCCACGCCTGCCGCAGGCACAGGCCGCGTCAACGATTCGCTCCGGCGAGCAGATACCGGTGAGTCAGATACTGCACGGAGCGCACTGCGGTGTCCTTCGCTTCCACTCGCAGCAGCACCTGAAAATAGGGCGACTTGCGGCCGCGCGGGCCGTGTTCGGGATCTCTGTCCAGGAGCTGCTGCAACTCCCGCATGCGTCCGTCATCGAGAACGTATTGGGCGGCGCCCTGCGTGGACCAGGTTTCGATGCCTGAAAGATAAAGGATCCGCCAGACAGGCTTCAGGCCGGGCCACAGCGTCACCAGGGCGTAACTCGTGCTGACTCCCATGTCCGACGTTCTGGGCCGGTATATGGCCTGTTCCCCGGGCAAAGGGTTGCTGATCCTCATTCCGCCGGGTTC
This DNA window, taken from Bryobacteraceae bacterium, encodes the following:
- a CDS encoding VOC family protein, with protein sequence MAIEPYLFFNGRCEEALRFYEHAFEAKIETVARFRESPAPPPEELLPEGWLDRIMHASFLIGDARVMVSDGKTDEPPQFRGFALNVNFASEDEARRAFERLSDGGRVDMPIGPTFYAACFGMVTDRFGVQWMVMAPAPRSS
- a CDS encoding hemolysin secretion protein D, whose protein sequence is MRAWIFTLLLLVLAGCRETPAPVMADPEPRIDGVVVIPPDSPKLRQIRAEEVRVERVPTDEFTAPAKLEFNPNRISRVVLPAPGRVAEVFVYFGDAVQRGDPLLSLESPEADLAAAEYSRAELALTAARAELAKAQADYDRVLDLFRGDAIAKKEVLAAETALSQAKAAVAQSETSRGQALARLELLGLKPGQPRPRITVRAPLSGKVTEFNVVAGEYRNDTSQPVMTIADLSTVWAAADVPETSIRLVQLDERFEVRLNAFPGEVFQSRVMRIADSVDPANRTLKVWAEMDNRSGRFRPEMFGTVRHVEAEREMPVVPAGAVVQMEGREAVFVEEAPGRFRAVQVRTGKRSGGRVPVIEGLTPGQRVVSDGAMLLRGY
- a CDS encoding cellobiose phosphorylase, with the translated sequence MTIQQAVEEALERNVELLAQRYEIPIAEARLLQARLRPNPRLNVETNFLDLLGANYVPEEGPTGPAETNTVVYWEIETAGKRRLRMQAAREALASARETFLDARRTLVLEVQNAFLDTVLAKENAVTLREVLETFENVVKVNRTRFEAGDIARVELLRSEVAALQFRNQLRQAELRVRQEAVRLQRLMGRPAPAPGFDVTGEIRRDRPLATLEELTAAALAARPDLAALRREVARAEAEIRLQRALARPNVDLGISHHKQYVGPFPGQTAGFRFEIPLPLVNRNQGEVERARREKEQAETRVRALEQQIRAEVASAWEQYQTAQRLLESIEREMLEQAARVRETVEFSYRRGEASFLDLLEAQRTLSETRQGYNEARVEYARTLYLLDAITARDGR
- a CDS encoding cation efflux system protein; the protein is MRGLLRFALEQRFFTFVGAILLVGAGIWSFQQLKIEAYPDISDPGVDVITLAPGLAAEEVEQQVTIPIERALNNTPGVLNRRSRTIFGLSLVQLTFEHSMDNYRARQLVLERLREVELPEGLQPVLGPMATPIGEMFRYVIEAPHLDDLQLRELQDWVITPRLLQVAGVADVVPFGGLVKQYQIQVDPLLLEKYRLTLEDIAEAVAASNRNAGGALLDNRQQSLAVRGVGLLRGVEDIENSVVSEARGVPIYVKDLGRVTVGAAPQTGIFGLNERSGGVEGIVLMRRGENPSEVLRLVHEAVDELERTRLPAGVRIRTIYDRTELVDNTLRTVSRTLGEGLIVVTLVLLFFLGSVRAAVLTALTIPLSLLFAFIVMHLSGVPANLLSLGAIDFGIIVDGTLVMVEHLLHRLEERKAAAQQTFTVIRDAAFEMESPIFFSMLIIISAYLPLFTLERVERRLFTPMAFTVCAALLGALLITMTLTPALATLLFRNGGKAWDNPLIVRLAALYRKTLELFLPRAKLVVAGTALVVGAAVFAATRLGTEFLPVLDEGTVWVRLNLPPGTSLEKSASVASLVRAEIGKMPGVRDVASQAGRNDAGTDPFGPNRIEFLVTLKPYDQWPAGRTKAVLVEELARLMEEQVPGSTYNITQPIIDTVTEAVTGSSADLAILFTGPDLDTLRRLASQTLAIVRQVPGAADSSIEQENRQPQLTLRVNRPEMARYGVRVRDLQELIELAIGGRTVSTLFDGDRRFDITVRYLPEARADAGAIANILVPTRSGARVPLGQLADVRITDGESIIARSENRRMVSVRTNIRGRDQGGFAAELRRRVEREVPLPEGYRVEWGGQFENMTRAKARLSIALPVTVFLIFVLLFFAFRSTRDSLVVMLTVPFSFVGGIGLLWLRGINLSVSAAVGFVSLFGVAVMSGVLILSEVNRRRRQPGVDLLATLIDGCVAQMRPVLMMVVVAMLGMIPAARATGIGSDVQRPLATVVVGGLASTLVLTFVGLPALYYVVARRRAAKM